One genomic window of Salvia miltiorrhiza cultivar Shanhuang (shh) chromosome 4, IMPLAD_Smil_shh, whole genome shotgun sequence includes the following:
- the LOC131021455 gene encoding uncharacterized protein LOC131021455 isoform X1: protein MCADREMGSREKDPAAPHQPLLSSLVVRPADSAAGAAAAAATGGATGSDYEPGEVRRDPPPHSRSDRHEGHGYRMRAGSVSPVRRRDAHHRSSPGFETFGGSSRGRGFRNERQPGRYRDYSPPYARGKDGGRFPGRGYDQSARGPGGPEPLRVEGVPRNNPNVRPREGDWYCPDPLCKNLNFARREHCNNCNRPRYALSGSPRRGGYLCPPFPPHERVPPPLLDHSPVRNMNGGYRSPPRGWPREASRDFRASGPLGRNEVRFPDPLMRGERLNFLEDDPRDRFGYYDRPPLPEWDHRDRGRDNFFHERRGGYGGRFLSPPPPSTVPPRGWASQIRDRSRSPVRGGPQAKGYPRDMHMNRRRDDRRALGRDAF, encoded by the exons ATGTGCGCTGACAGAGAAATGGGTTCGCGAGAGAAGGATCCGGCCGCGCCCCACCAGCCACTCTTGAGCAGCCTTGTCGTACGTCCCGCCGATAGTGCTGCAGGTGCAGCCGCTGCCGCTGCCACAGGTGGAGCCACCGGCAGCGATTACGAGCCCGGCGAAGTTCGCCGCGATCCGCCTCCTCACTCTCGCTCTGATCGGCACGAGGGCCATG GATATAGAATGCGTGCAGGTTCTGTTTCTCCTGTCCGTCGTAGGGATGCTCATCATCGTTCTAGTCCAGGTTTTGAAACCTTTGGTGGTTCATCAAGGGGTCGTGGTTTCAGGAATGAGAGACAACCTGGTCGATATCGTGACTACTCACCCCCATATGCCCGTGGGAAGGATGGAGGTCGGTTTCCTGGTAGAGGTTATGATCAGTCTGCACGTGGGCCTGGAGGTCCTGAACCATTAAGAGTCGAAGGTGTGCCTAGAAATAATCCTAATGTACGACCAAGAGAAGGAGATTGGTATTGCCCAGATCCCTT AtgtaaaaatttgaatttcgcAAGGCGTGAGCATTGCAACAACTGCAACAGGCCCCGTTATGCTTTGTCTGGAAGTCCTAGGAGAGGAGGGTATTTGTGTCCCCCATTCCCCCCACACGAACGCGTTCCACCTCCTCTATTAGATCACTCTCCTGTAAGGAATATGAATGGTGGCTACAGGTCTCCCCCTCGTGGTTGGCCGAGAGAAGCTAGCAGAGACTTTAGAGCTTCTGGACCACTGGGAAGAAATGAAGTAAGATTCCCTGATCCCCTAATGCGCGGTGAAAGGCTAAATTTCCTTGAAGATGATCCTAGGGACAGGTTCGGGTATTACGATAGACCCCCACTGCCAGAGTGGGACCATAGAGATCGTGGAAGGGATAACTTCTTTCATGAGAGGAGAGGAGGGTATGGAGGTAGGTTTTTGTCTCCACCTCCTCCATCAACAGTTCCTCCTCGTGGCTGGGCATCTCAAATCAGGGATAGGAGCAGGTCGCCAGTTAGAGGTGGGCCACAAGCTAAAGGTTATCCGCGTGATATGCATATGAACCGGAGACGAGATGACAGGCGTGCTCTTGGAAGGGATGCATTTTAG
- the LOC131021455 gene encoding uncharacterized protein LOC131021455 isoform X2 has translation MRAGSVSPVRRRDAHHRSSPGFETFGGSSRGRGFRNERQPGRYRDYSPPYARGKDGGRFPGRGYDQSARGPGGPEPLRVEGVPRNNPNVRPREGDWYCPDPLCKNLNFARREHCNNCNRPRYALSGSPRRGGYLCPPFPPHERVPPPLLDHSPVRNMNGGYRSPPRGWPREASRDFRASGPLGRNEVRFPDPLMRGERLNFLEDDPRDRFGYYDRPPLPEWDHRDRGRDNFFHERRGGYGGRFLSPPPPSTVPPRGWASQIRDRSRSPVRGGPQAKGYPRDMHMNRRRDDRRALGRDAF, from the exons ATGCGTGCAGGTTCTGTTTCTCCTGTCCGTCGTAGGGATGCTCATCATCGTTCTAGTCCAGGTTTTGAAACCTTTGGTGGTTCATCAAGGGGTCGTGGTTTCAGGAATGAGAGACAACCTGGTCGATATCGTGACTACTCACCCCCATATGCCCGTGGGAAGGATGGAGGTCGGTTTCCTGGTAGAGGTTATGATCAGTCTGCACGTGGGCCTGGAGGTCCTGAACCATTAAGAGTCGAAGGTGTGCCTAGAAATAATCCTAATGTACGACCAAGAGAAGGAGATTGGTATTGCCCAGATCCCTT AtgtaaaaatttgaatttcgcAAGGCGTGAGCATTGCAACAACTGCAACAGGCCCCGTTATGCTTTGTCTGGAAGTCCTAGGAGAGGAGGGTATTTGTGTCCCCCATTCCCCCCACACGAACGCGTTCCACCTCCTCTATTAGATCACTCTCCTGTAAGGAATATGAATGGTGGCTACAGGTCTCCCCCTCGTGGTTGGCCGAGAGAAGCTAGCAGAGACTTTAGAGCTTCTGGACCACTGGGAAGAAATGAAGTAAGATTCCCTGATCCCCTAATGCGCGGTGAAAGGCTAAATTTCCTTGAAGATGATCCTAGGGACAGGTTCGGGTATTACGATAGACCCCCACTGCCAGAGTGGGACCATAGAGATCGTGGAAGGGATAACTTCTTTCATGAGAGGAGAGGAGGGTATGGAGGTAGGTTTTTGTCTCCACCTCCTCCATCAACAGTTCCTCCTCGTGGCTGGGCATCTCAAATCAGGGATAGGAGCAGGTCGCCAGTTAGAGGTGGGCCACAAGCTAAAGGTTATCCGCGTGATATGCATATGAACCGGAGACGAGATGACAGGCGTGCTCTTGGAAGGGATGCATTTTAG
- the LOC131021454 gene encoding putative E3 ubiquitin-protein ligase LIN produces MLSITNNNKSSSTTTTAPMSAAEILSHTALFLLETVSQPELRRQLHSTFLERVPTALAKPLGFASQTVETAICSSSPSVRASSLRLAEKLLSSNPANPFSSFLLSLVHHISHRALDAALSLLDVFEAEPSLSRLEIAPFLFQELFLVHFAQILEWYDRQRSNILDSGNAQSILSEMNGGQASALKDLERDYEVLLEDNCRIFAQYMKQVLRSRGEEVIFPPAILLFRRGESEDGGDQHHIRNQGFESPNRRYNPIWCELEDRSLESKTTDSKRLSKFPSLSPVRVSAEVLMNQIPSRQNDDSQTQDKENIQKPALFDSTKKQQQSRKLSDRRCVDDSSMEEASSCNAPKDFVCPITTRIFEDPVTLETGQTYEREAIQEWVERGNSTCPITRHKLHSSDLPKTNYVLKRLIASWRERNPFPSVSPKSVITTADGAIAADLRLAIADVCTSEVLREAEAAVLRIGRCWREGALEQHQMLAMLAKPPVINGFVEMLLNSVDEQVLRATVFLLSELGWRDDNVVQTLTRVDSDVESIIQLLKKGVVEAVVLVYLLRPSATSLVEMELPGYLLDTLNSDEEVEYKMFMEPKAAAVLLLARILGQLQGSGAQIVRSIVSTGAIDKIVEALQTEQRVGAVSILLRCILEDGKCRNIVARKAELASLLEILFQLSDGERLQVIHFFSELVKLNRRNLNEKILRTLKDEGTFSTMHTLLIYLQNALPDQSPIVAGLLLQLDLLEEPRKMSIYREEAIDALISCLRNSESPAAQISAAETILSLQGRFSYSGKSLSRAILLKRAGLERSYVAFMRRDQRRHNISSNAQDTMEDEKAAEEWERKVAFYLVSHEFGLVFEGLAQGLRSNNEELNSVCFMAATWLIYMLSILPDTGIRGAARVCLLDHFVSIFKSDKNIEERALSMLGLNSFINHTEGLQDLAGHTKDILKGLRELKKSSAMAFEMLKVFSQEHDNSADIWSHQELSQEDCSNNGEVLAVTCFKGKLFSGHSDGTIKVWSARGSELCLVQEIREHTKPVTSLTVLQSTEKLYSGSVDRTVRIWSILEEGIYCEQVEEVKDQINNLVVATNIACFIPQGAGVKLHSWNGTSKLLNQHKHAKCLALVQGKLYCGCHDSSIQEIDLVTGTLGNIQTGTKKLIGKANPVYALQVHDGLLYAAGPSLDGANVKIWSTSNYSLVGSLPSTLDVRTMAVSSELVYLGSKVGSVEVWCRKKLNRVETLQTNLTSKIICMALDTNQDMLVTGTSDGRIQTWGLS; encoded by the exons ATGTTAAGTATAACCAACAACAACAAGTCCtcttccaccaccaccaccgcaccAATGTCCGCCGCCGAAATCCTCTCGCACACGGCCCTCTTCCTCTTGGAAACCGTATCCCAACCCGAGCTCCGCCGCCAGCTCCACTCCACCTTCCTGGAGAGAGTCCCCACCGCACTCGCAAAGCCACTCGGCTTCGCCTCCCAAACCGTGGAGACGGCCATTTGCAGCAGCAGCCCCTCCGTCCGCGCGTCGTCCCTCCGCCTCGCCGAGAAGCTCCTCTCATCCAACCCGGCCAACCCCTTCTCCTCCTTCCTGCTCTCCCTCGTCCACCACATCTCCCACCGCGCACTCGACGCCGCGCTCAGCCTGCTCGACGTCTTCGAAGCCGAGCCGTCCCTGTCCCGCCTCGAGATCGCGCCGTTTCTCTTTCAGGAGCTCTTTCTCGTCCATTTCGCTCAGATTCTCGAATGGTACGACCGCCAGAGATCCAACATCCTCGATTCCGGCAACGCCCAATCCATCTTGTCGGAGATGAACGGCGGGCAGGCTTCGGCGCTCAAGGATTTGGAGAGGGACTACGAGGTTTTGCTGGAAGACAACTGCAGGATTTTTGCACAGTATATGAAGCAAGTGCTGCGAAGCCGAGGAGAGGAAGTGATTTTCCCACCTGCGATACTACTGTTTCGCAGAGGTGAAAGTGAGGATGGTGGCGATCAACATCATATCAGAAACCAAGGATTCGAGTCGCCAAACAGACGGTATAAT CCAATATGGTGTGAATTAGAAGACAGATCATTGGAATCAAAGACGACAGATTCCAAGAGACTCTCCAAGTTCCCATCCCTCTCCCCAGTCAGAGTATCTGCCGAGGTCCTGATGAATCAAATCCCATCTCGCCAAAATGATGATTCCCAAACCCAAGATAAG GAAAACATCCAGAAACCGGCATTGTTTGACTCCACAaagaagcagcagcagagcAGAAAACTAAGCGATCGACG TTGCGTGGATGATTCTTCAATGGAAGAAGCAAGCAGTTGCAATGCCCCAAAAGACTTCGTGTGCCCCATCACGACGCGCATATTCGAGGATCCCGTGACGCTGGAGACAGGGCAGACCTACGAGAGAGAGGCCATTCAAGAATGGGTCGAAAGAGGAAACTCGACATGCCCCATCACGCGCCACAAGCTGCACAGCTCCGACCTGCCCAAGACCAACTACGTGCTCAAGCGCCTCATCGCCAGCTGGCGGGAGCGCAACCCCTTCCCTTCCGTCTCGCCCAAGAGCGTCATCACCACCGCCGACGGCGCCATCGCGGCCGACCTCAGGCTCGCCATCGCGGACGTCTGCACCTCCGAGGTGCTGCGTGAGGCCGAGGCCGCGGTGCTCAGGATCGGGCGCTGCTGGAGGGAGGGGGCCCTCGAGCAGCACCAGATGCTGGCCATGCTCGCCAAGCCGCCCGTCATCAACGGCTTCGTGGAGATGCTGCTCAACTCTGTGGACGAGCAGGTGCTGAGAGCCACCGTGTTCCTTCTGAGTGAGCTCGGGTGGCGAGACGACAATGTGGTGCAGACGCTGACGAGAGTGGACTCGGACGTGGAGAGCATTATCCAGTTGTTGAAGAAGGGCGTGGTTGAGGCTGTTGTGCTGGTGTACCTGTTGAGGCCGTCGGCGACGAGCCTCGTGGAGATGGAGCTGCCGGGATATCTGCTGGATACGCTCAACAGTGATGAGGAGGTTGAATATAAAATGTTTATGGAACCCAAAGCAGCTGCAGTGCTTCTGCTGGCGCGCATTCTTGGTCAATTGCAAGGCAGTGGTGCACAGATAGTTAGGAGCATTGTTTCCACCGGAGCAATAGACAAAATCGTGGAAGCTTTACAGACTGAGCAAAGGGTTGGTGCTGTTAGTATTTTGCTGAGATGCATTTTGGAGGATGGCAAGTGCAGGAACATAGTAGCTCGCAAAGCGGAGTTAGCTTCTCTCTTGGAAATTCTCTTTCAGCTCAGTGATGGAGAACGCCTGCAGGTCATCCATTTCTTTTCCGAGCTAGTTAAGTTGAACAG GAGGAATTTGAATGAGAAAATCTTGCGCACCTTAAAAGATGAGGGTACGTTCAGCACAATGCACACCCTTCTTATATACCTACAAAATGCCCTCCCGGATCAGTCTCCGATTGTGGCCGGACTTCTTCTGCAACTCGATCTTCTG GAGGAGCCAAGAAAGATGAGCATATACCGAGAAGAGGCTATAGATGCTCTTATTTCTTGTCTGAGAAACTCAGAATCCCCAGCTGCACAAATCTCTGCTGCAGAGACAATATTGTCCCTGCAAGGAAGGTTCTCTTATTCAGGAAAGTCTCTTTCCAGAGCCATTCTCCTCAAACGCGCAGGCCTCGAGAGGAGCTATGTAGCATTCATGCGAAGGGATCAACGTCGCCACAACATATCTTCTAATGCCCAAGACACCATG GAAGATGAGAAAGCTGCTGAAGAGTGGGAAAGAAAAGTGGCTTTTTACCTTGTGAGCCATGAGTTCGGCCTAGTGTTTGAGGGTCTCGCACAAGGCCTGAGAAGCAACAACGAGGAGTTGAACTCGGTGTGCTTCATGGCTGCGACATGGCTGATATACATGCTCTCGATTCTCCCGGATACAGGGATAAGAGGAGCAGCACGCGTGTGTCTGCTCGACCACTTCGTCTCCATCTTCAAATCGGACAAGAATATCGAAGAAAGGGCACTCTCCATGCTTGGCCTCAACAGTTTCATCAATCACACCG AAGGGTTGCAAGATCTAGCAGGTCATACCAAAGACATTCTGAAAGGACTGAGGGAGCTCAAGAAATCCTCTGCCATGGCGTTTGAGATGCTCAAAGTCTTCTCACAAGAGCACGACAACAGCGCC GATATTTGGAGTCATCAAGAATTGAGTCAAGAAGATTGCTCTAATAACGGAGAAGTTCTTGCAGTAACATGCTTCAAAGGAAAACTTTTCTCCGGCCACTCAGATGGAACTATAAAG GTTTGGAGTGCTAGAGGTTCGGAGCTATGTCTCGTGCAAGAAATCCGCGAGCACACGAAGCCGGTTACTAGCTTGACAGTGCTGCAATCAACAGAGAAACTCTACAGCGGTTCAGTTGACAGGACTGTGAGG ATTTGGTCCATATTGGAGGAAGGAATTTACTGTGAACAAGTCGAGGAGGTTAAGGATCAAATAAACAACCTCGTAGTTGCTACTAACATTGCATGCTTCATTCCTCAAGGAGCCGGCGTCAAG CTACACTCGTGGAATGGAACCTCCAAACTACTAAATCAACACAAGCACGCGAAATGTTTGGCTCTGGTACAAGGAAAACTCTACTGTGGATGTCACGATAGCAGCATTCAG GAAATCGACTTAGTCACAGGAACGCTAGGAAACATACAGACCGGCACCAAGAAACTCATAGGGAAAGCAAACCCTGTTTACGCTCTCCAAGTTCACGATGGACTGCTATATGCAGCAGGCCCTTCGCTCGATGGAGCAAATGTGAAG ATATGGAGCACATCAAACTATAGCTTGGTCGGATCATTGCCATCCACGTTGGATGTACGGACCATGGCCGTAAGCTCGGAGCTGGTGTATCTCGGATCCAAAGTTGGAAGCGTCGAGGTTTGGTGCAGAAAAAAGCTTAACAGAGTAGAAACGCTTCAAACAAATCTCACCAGCAAAATCATTTGCATGGCCCTTGATACCAATCAGGATATGTTAGTCACTGGAACCTCTGATGGCAGAATTCAG ACATGGGGGCTGAGCTAG